A single window of Nematostella vectensis chromosome 4, jaNemVect1.1, whole genome shotgun sequence DNA harbors:
- the LOC5511612 gene encoding deleted in malignant brain tumors 1 protein isoform X5 gives MWTVLLFFLALVRISLAAPVPVPHVRLVGGSLPSEGRVEVLHDGAWGTVCDDEWDIKDGNVVCRSLGYRFALQVKKYGSFGPGSGPIHMDNVRCKGTEKTLTDCEHVGWGDSDCFHSEDAGVVCYEHSAPPLQWRLVGGNTPYEGRVEVSLNGTWGTLCDTLWDMKEADIVCRTLGFQGARKELAKEKIKKTKGRKITHLNYLLCDGDEKSLEDCAHAGWLSDQQCPGEDVRVICEPDDIQLAPTQAVTAASPQVVSVKMSTKSTVTAPATRIIMTNQPMTGEAMTNQPMTEKTMTNQPMTDEPTNQPTIEKATNQPMTNQPMTEESMTNQPTTEEAMTSQLITEEAMTNQPMTEEAMKNEQMTEEATNQPMTGEAMTNQPMTGEAMTNQHMTKEAMTNQPTTDEAMKTQPMTEKAMTNQPMTEEAMTNQLMTEEAMKNQPMTGEAMTDQPMTEEAMTNLPMTEEAMKNQPMTGEAMTNQPMTEEAMKNQPMTGEAMTDEPMTEEAMTNEPMTEEAMTNQPMTGEAMTNEPMTEDATTNQPMTGEAMTNEPMTEEALTNQPMTEEAMTNEPITGEAMTNEPMTEEGLTNQPITGEAMTNKPMTGEAMTSEPMTEEAMTNQPMTGEAMTNEPTTKEAMTNAPMTGGAMTNQPMTGEAMTNQPMTEKTMTNQPMTEEAMTDQPMTGEAMKNQPMTEEAMTNQPMTGEAMTNQQMTEEAMTNQPMTGELMTNQPMTGDAMTNDPMTEEAMTNQPMTGEAMANQPMTGEAMTNEPMTEVAMTNQPMTGEVITNEPMTGEAMTNEPMTGEAMTNEPMTEVAMTNQPMTGEVMTNEPMTVEAMTNQPMTGEAMTNQPMTGEATTNQPMTEEAMNNHQMTELAMKNHQMTEESMTNQPMTEVPMETVTENQVAEKTMTKKPTTIKQTTSHPSTQRLPLTPVQSNFIRLSGGKKPSEGRVEVFYNNTWGTVCDDSWQMKDANVVCRMLGFPYALQYTQTSSFGGGSGPIWMDNVGCRGNESSLADCQFNGWGVHNCDHEEDAGVVCNDGTVDIMIRLAGGKRPTEGRVEVAINGVWGTVCDDFWSLDSARVVCRSLGFPGAKRAHSNAYFGAGTGPIQLDDVICDGSETSLTECERNGLGLKYFCGHHEDAGVECEEPITTPEPTTKKITTPVPSTSSPTPEPSKTARTSMATEVNQSTTARLLKTARGSMTTEPRPTSISNQTTRKATAGSMSMRTSFVTSSTRVTSSPTTVKATSRSTRTKFVPRITRVTASPTREARQYEVRLSDGKTPYEGRVEIYYNGKWGTVCDDSWGIDDGHVVCRSLGYASALQSKTKAYFGPGTGVPIHLDDVGCTGKETGLEDCRHKGWGVHNCGHQEDAGVVCNDGSVPVHFTRLVGGKTFLEGRVEVYHNGAWGTVCDDEWSISLANVVCRSLGFSFALQVRDRAAFGEGTGPIHMDNVHCTGSEMSLVKCGHRGWGISNCQHKEDVGVVCSERQAQVRLVNGDTPLEGRVELSYLPDTWGTVCDDSWDIQDAHVVCRSLGYHHAVRAIGNGFFGRGRGDIYLSALRCRGTEKSLVDCEHTGFHRVPGCGHIDDAGVVCANQSEAKTASPARDTDVPKHRTRLVGGRGPYEGRVEVWYGEEWGTVCDDEWDFNDANVVCKSLGFPAAKVFHRYARYGQGAGRILLDNVECTGSERSVVECPHQGWGVQNCHHSEDAGVECRTETWTELPTTSITTTTKTPTATSRATTTEAATSGATTTEAATTEATTATTTEVPTTSKERPSSRPTMTKSSSTTTFTTTRPLTPEIIGANEPQRTTKIPTKDGPHVRLRLMDGKRASEGRVEVLYDGEWGTICDNLWDVMDAHVVCRSLGYHSARKHKGFAFFGHGEGRVLLEGVQCTGKEDYLDHCPHMGWGVTGCGHHKDAGVMCYEEEPPTTQELLTPPITQSKKKASYGDIRLVGGFRPSEGRVEIYHNGVWGTVCDDQWDINAAHVVCRSLGYRRALEFKVYSHFGKGEEPTWLDDVVCRGSEKSLNECRHAGWGVENCAHSEDAGVVCEEDVPYTSKIPTHRTRLIGGSRPSEGRVEVFYNGAWGTVCDDLWDEADASVVCKSLGYPGARSFKTMAYFGRGSGPIVLDNVECRGYEDAIGECPSRGWGVSNCGHKEDAGVVCMDDNPALPRQTLSSENAAIRTRLVGGIRPSQGRLEVFYDGRWGTVCNDLWSDTNANVVCKSLGFGESHGLGFMFGAGSGPILMDDVICSGNEASLVDCSHRGWGVEDCEHREDVGVVCSENALARTTPTSAQKNPAPLSTTVTPTTQIPTTASLPTTTARPSTPAETTIQSTTSPETTIQSTTSPETTIQSTTSPETTIQSTTSTYNKLRTRLVAGNIPSEGRVEVLNDGVWGTVCDDLWSMEDAHVVCRSLGFQGARDYKSHAFFGRGTGPIWLDGVRCRGSEESVLECEHRGIGIHMCGHHEDAGVVCITSQ, from the exons ttccagtaccgcacGTCCGGCTGGTAGGTGGGTCTCTTCCCAGTGAAGGCCGCGTAGAGGTTCTTCATGATGGAGCCTGGGGCACTGTCTGTGACGATGAGTGGGACATTAAGGACGGTAACGTGGTCTGCAGGTCCCTCGGCTATCGCTTCGCGCTACAG GTTAAAAAATACGGCAGCTTTGGTCCGGGATCTGGTCCGATTCACATGGACAACGTTAGATGTAAAGGAACCGAGAAAACCCTCACTGACTGCGAACACGTGGGGTGGGGTGACAGCGACTGCTTCCATTCAGAAGACGCAGGAGTTGTTTGCTATGAGCACTCAG CTCCTCCATTGCAATGGCGTCTTGTCGGAGGGAACACACCATACGAAGGTCGCGTCGAGGTGTCACTCAACGGAACGTGGGGCACACTCTGTGACACGTTGTGGGACATGAAGGAGGCAGATATTGTGTGCAGAACGCTGGGGTTTCAAGGAGCAAGAAAAGAGTTAGCAAAggaaaaaattaagaaaaccAAAGGTCGCAAAATCACGCACTTGAACTATCTCCTTTGTGACGGCGATGAGAAGTCGCTGGAAGATTGTGCTCATGCCGGCTGGTTATCAGATCAACAGTGTCCAGGAGAAGACGTGCGCGTGATATGTGAGCCTGACGATATCCAGTTAGCGCCTACACAAGCGGTGACTGCAGCAAGTCCTCAGGTGGTGTCGGTTAAAATGTCAACTAAATCCACTGTAACTGCGCCAGCAACCAGAATAATCATGACAAACCAACCAATGACAGGAGAGGCTATGACAAACCAACCAATGACAGAAAAGACAATGACAAACCAACCAATGACAGATGAGCCGACAAATCAACCAACAATAGAAAAGGCGACAAACCAACCAATGACAAATCAGCCAATGACAGAAGAGTCAATGACAAATCAGCCAACGACAGAGGAGGCGATGACAAGTCAACTGATAACAGAAGAGGCGATGACAAACCAACCAATGACAGAAGAAGCGATGAAAAATGAACAAATGACAGAAGAGGCAACAAACCAACCAATGACAGGAGAGGCGATGACAAACCAACCAATGACAGGAGAGGCGATGACAAACCAACATATGACAAAAGAGGCGATGACAAATCAGCCAACGACAGATGAGGCAATGAAAACTCAACCAATGACAGAAAAAGCGATGACAAATCAGCCAATGACAGAAGAGGCGATGACAAATCAGCTAATGACAGAAGAGGCGATGAAAAACCAACCAATGACAGGAGAGGCGATGACAGATCAGCCAATGACAGAAGAGGCGATGACAAATCTGCCAATGACAGAAGAGGCGATGAAAAATCAGCCAATGACAGGAGAGGCGATGACAAATCAGCCAATGACAGAAGAGGCGATGAAGAATCAGCCAATGACAGGAGAGGCGATGACAGATGAACCAATGACAGAAGAGGCGATGACAAATGAACCAATGACAGAAGAGGCGATGACAAACCAACCAATGACAGGAGAGGCTATGACAAATGAACCAATGACAGAAGATGCGACGACAAACCAACCAATGACAGGAGAGGCGATGACAAATGAACCAATGACAGAAGAGGCGTTGACAAATCAGCCAATGACAGAAGAGGCGATGACAAATGAGCCAATAACAGGAGAGGCGATGACAAATGAACCAATGACAGAAGAGGGGTTGACAAATCAGCCAATCACAGGAGAGGCGATGACAAATAAGCCAATGACAGGAGAGGCGATGACAAGTGAACCAATGACAGAAGAGGCGATGACAAATCAGCCAATGACAGGAGAGGCGATGACAAATGAGCCAACGACAAAAGAGGCGATGACGAATGCACCAATGACAGGAGGGGCGATGACAAACCAACCAATGACAGGAGAGGCGATGACAAATCAGCCAATGACAGAAAAGACAATGACAAATCAGCCAATGACAGAAGAGGCGATGACAGATCAGCCAATGACAGGAGAGGCGATGAAAAACCAACCAATGACAGAAGAGGCGATGACAAATCAGCCAATGACAGGAGAGGCGATGACAAATCAGCAAATGACAGAAGAGGCAATGACAAATCAGCCAATGACAGGAGAGCTGATGACAAATCAGCCAATGACAGGAGATGCAATGACAAATGACCCAATGACAGAAGAGGCGATGACAAATCAGCCAATGACAGGAGAGGCGATGGCAAACCAACCAATGACAGGAGAGGCGATGACAAATGAGCCAATGACAGAAGTGGCGATGACAAATCAGCCAATGACAGGAGAGGTGATCACAAATGAGCCAATGACAGGAGAGGCGATGACAAATGAGCCAATGACAGGAGAGGCGATGACAAATGAGCCAATGACAGAAGTGGCGATGACCAATCAGCCAATGACAGGAGAGGTGATGACAAATGAGCCAATGACAGTTGAGGCGATGACAAATCAGCCAATGACAGGAGAGGCGATGACAAACCAGCCAATGACAGGAGAGGCGACGACAAACCAGCCAATGACAGAAGAGGCGATGAATAACCATCAAATGACAGAATTGGCAATGAAAAACCATCAAATGACAGAAGAATCAATGACAAACCAACCAATGACAGAAGTACCTATGGAGACGGTAACAGAAAATCAAGTCGCAGAaaaaacaatgacaaaaaaacCAACGACGATAAAGCAAACCACAAGCCATCCTTCAACACAGAGGTTACCTTTGACTCCAG TCCAGAGTAACTTCATCCGGTTGAGTGGAGGCAAGAAACCGAGCGAAGGTCGAGTGGAGGTGTTCTACAATAACACGTGGGGAACCGTATGCGACGATTCATGGCAGATGAAGGACGCGAATGTTGTCTGCCGGATGCTGGGGTTTCCTTATGCGCTCCAGTACACACA AACGTCTTCATTCGGAGGTGGCTCGGGCCCGATCTGGATGGACAACGTTGGTTGTCGTGGTAACGAAAGCTCCCTGGCTGACTGCCAGTTTAACGGCTGGGGTGTCCATAACTGCGACCATGAGGAGGATGCTGGCGTGGTCTGCAACGATGGCACAG TTGATATCATGATCCGTCTCGCCGGCGGAAAGCGCCCCACGGAGGGCCGAGTGGAAGTTGCTATAAACGGGGTCTGGGGCACAGTCTGTGACGACTTCTGGAGCCTCGACAGCGCCCGCGTTGTATGCCGGTCCTTAGGTTTTCCAGGCGCCAAGCGGGCGCACAGTAACGCGTACTTTGGCGCGGGGACTGGGCCTATTCAATTAGATGACGTCATTTGCGATGGCAGCGAGACTTCACTGACAGAGTGTGAACGCAACGGTTTGGGCTTGAAGTATTTCTGCGGTCATCACGAGGACGCAGGGGTTGAGTGCGAGGAGCCCATTACTACGCCAG aGCCCACAACAAAGAAAATCACAACCCCAGTTCCATCAACATCATCCCCTACGCCAGAAC CATCTAAAACAGCCCGAACTAGCATGGCGACCGAGGTTAACCAATCAACCACCGCAAGATTATTAAAAACTGCACGAGGTAGCATGACGACCGAGCCTCGGCCCACGAGCATCTCTAATCAGACAACGAGAAAAG CGACAGCTGGCAGTATGAGCATGCGCACTAGCTTCGTAACTAGCTCCACGCGAGTCACTTCCTCACCCACAACAGTCAAAGCTACCAGTAGAAGTACACGAACTAAATTCGTACCTCGAATCACGCGAGTCACTGCCTCGCCCACTAGAGAAG CAAGACAATATGAAGTCCGTCTCTCCGATGGCAAGACTCCTTACGAAGGCCGCGTCGAAATTTACTATAACGGAAAGTGGGGCACAGTCTGTGACGACAGCTGGGGTATAGACGACGGTCACGTGGTCTGCAGGTCACTCGGTTATGCGTCGGCACTGCAGTCCAAAACCAAGGCCTACTTTGGTCCAG GTACTGGTGTGCCTATACACCTGGACGACGTGGGGTGCACGGGGAAGGAGACCGGCCTGGAAGACTGTCGGCACAAGGGATGGGGTGTGCATAACTGCGGTCACCAGGAAGACGCGGGGGTGGTGTGCAACGACGGCTCAG TTCCCGTACACTTTACCCGACTAGTCGGCGGAAAGACCTTCTTGGAAGGCCGCGTGGAAGTCTACCATAATGGTGCCTGGGGCACAGTTTGTGATGACGAGTGGAGCATCAGTCTCGCTAACGTCGTGTGCAGGTCTCTCGGATTCTCATTCGCCCTCCAAGTGCGAGATAGGGCCGCTTTCGGCGAGGGTACTGGCCCGATACACATGGATAACGTCCACTGTACCGGAAGTGAGATGTCGCTTGTCAAGTGTGGCCACCGAGGCTGGGGAATAAGCAACTGCCAGCATAAAGAAGATGTCGGGGTTGTGTGCAGCGAGAGACAAG CCCAAGTGCGACTTGTCAACGGTGACACTCCCCTGGAGGGGCGTGTCGAACTATCCTACCTCCCAGACACCTGGGGCACAGTCTGCGATGACTCATGGGATATCCAAGATGCACACGTGGTCTGTCGTAGCCTTGGTTACCACCATGCCGTTAGGGCTATCGGGAATGGGTTCTTTGGGCGTGGCCGAGGGGATATCTATCTGAGTGCCTTGAGGTGCAGGGGTACAGAGAAGTCCTTGGTAGATTGCGAGCACACAGGGTTCCATAGGGTTCCCGGATGTGGCCATATCGACGATGCGGGGGTCGTGTGTGCCAACCAATCAG aggCGAAGACAGCCTCACCGGCACGTGACACTGATG TCCCCAAGCATCGCACGCGTCTGGTTGGAGGGCGTGGCCCGTACGAAGGCCGCGTAGAAGTGTGGTATGGAGAGGAATGGGGCACAGTCTGTGACGATGAGTGGGATTTCAATGACGCGAATGTCGTGTGTAAATCCCTCGGGTTTCCCGCGGCTAAGGTGTTCCACCGTTACGCGCGGTACGGGCAGGGTGCCGGTCGAATACTGCTGGATAACGTGGAATGTACGGGGAGTGAGAGGTCGGTGGTGGAGTGTCCACATCAAGGATGGGGAGTGCAGAATTGCCACCATAGCGAGGATGCTGGTGTAGAATGCAGGACAGAGACTTGGACAG aacttcCAACAACTTCTATCACTACTACAACAAAGACACCGACAGCAACAAGTAGAGCAACCACAACTGAAGCAGCAACATCTGGAGCAACCACAACCGAAGCAGCCACAACTGAAGCAACCACAGCTACCACAACTGAAGTACCTACGACAAGCAAAGAAAGGCCGTCTTCTAGACCAACAATGACgaaatcatcatcaacaacaacgttCACCACAACGAGACCGCTGACTCCCGAAATAATAGGCGCAAATGAGCCGCAACGGACAACCAAGATACCTACAAAAGATG GCCCTCACGTCCGTCTACGACTAATGGACGGCAAGCGTGCAAGCGAGGGTCGAGTCGAGGTCTTGTATGACGGTGAATGGGGCACGATCTGCGATAACTTGTGGGACGTGATGGATGCGCACGTGGTTTGCCGATCCCTAGGATATCACAGCGCGCGAAAACACAAGGGCTTTGCATTTTTCGGTCACGGGGAAGGGCGTGTCCTTCTAGAGGGGGTGCAGTGCACCGGCAAGGAGGATTACCTGGATCATTGTCCCCATATGGGATGGGGTGTGACAGGGTGTGGTCACCATAAGGACGCTGGAGTCATGTGCTATGAGGAGGAACCGCCCACCACCCAAG AGCTGCTTACTCCTCCTATAACGCAGTCTAAGAAGAAAG CGTCCTACGGAGATATTCGTTTGGTTGGAGGCTTTCGCCCGAGTGAAGGCCGCGTTGAGATCTACCACAACGGAGTCTGGGGCACAGTCTGTGATGACCAATGGGATATCAACGCTGCTCACGTGGTATGTCGGTCGCTTGGATACCGGCGGGCACTGGAGTTTAAAGTCTATTCACATTTCGGAAAAGGCGAAGAACCGACATGGCTCGATGATGTCGTATGTCGGGGATCGGAGAAGTCGTTGAATGAGTGTCGGCATGCCGGATGGGGAGTGGAGAACTGCGCTCATTCCGAGGATGCTGGTGTCGTGTGTGAAGAAGACGTGCCTTATACTTCAAAAA TCCCCACGCATCGCACTCGGCTGATAGGAGGCAGCCGCCCAAGCGAGGGCCGCGTCGAGGTCTTCTACAACGGGGCCTGGGGCACAGTCTGTGACGATCTTTGGGACGAGGCTGATGCGTCAGTAGTGTGCAAATCGCTTGGGTACCCAGGCGCGCGCAGCTTCAAAACCATGGCGTACTTTGGGCGTGGTTCTGGTCCTATAGTCCTGGATAACGTAGAGTGCCGTGGGTATGAGGATGCGATAGGCGAGTGTCCGAGTCGCGGATGGGGAGTCAGTAACTGCGGGCACAAGGAAGACGCGGGAGTGGTCTGCATGGACGATAACCCAG CCCTACCGAGACAAACCTTATCCTCCGAAA ACGCTGCTATTCGTACTCGACTCGTCGGTGGAATTCGTCCGAGCCAGGGACGCCTGGAGGTATTCTACGACGGCCGGTGGGGAACCGTATGTAACGACCTGTGGTCCGACACAAACGCTAACGTCGTGTGCAAATCCCTCGGTTTCGGAGAATCTCACGGACTCGGATTCATGTTCGGTGCCGGGAGTGGTCCGATCCTAATGGATGACGTCATTTGCTCTGGGAACGAGGCTTCGCTGGTGGATTGTTCCcacagggggtggggtgtggAGGATTGTGAACATCGTGAAGATGTCGGCGTGGTGTGTAGTGAGAATGCGCTGGCAAGGACTACGCCGA CCTCAGCTCAAAAAAACCCAGCTCCCCTGTCCACTACAGTAACACCCACCACCCAAATTCCAACAACAGCCTCCTTGCCAACTA CTACTGCAAGGCCATCAACACCCGCAGAGACAACAATACAGTCTACAACATCCCCCGAAACAACAATACAGTCTACAACATCCCCCGAAACAACAATACAGTCTACAACATCCCCCGAAACAACAATACAgtctacaacatcaacat ACAACAAACTGCGCACTCGTCTGGTTGCCGGCAACATTCCCAGCGAGGGCCGAGTGGAAGTTCTGAATGACGGGGTCTGGGGCACAGTCTGCGATGACCTTTGGAGCATGGAGGATGCGCACGTGGTTTGCAGGTCTTTGGGTTTCCAAG GCGCAAGGGATTACAAGAGCCACGCCTTCTTTGGTCGCGGCACCGGGCCCATTTGGCTGGACGGTGTGCGGTGTCGTGGCTCAGAAGAGTCCGTCCTCGAGTGCGAACATCGCGGGATCGGGATCCATATGTGTGGACACCATGAAGATGCCGGAGTGGTCTGCATTACTTCGCAGTAG